Proteins encoded in a region of the Tumebacillus sp. BK434 genome:
- a CDS encoding 4Fe-4S binding protein has protein sequence MRKWLQVIILLLFFIVPYFDLFRIDIPGGHYYWFTRRLPFSQAMPLLLTVLWLVFLVLGLSFFKPRLFCSHLCPHNTMSKFLRALQRYKLDLPLAILLTPLVAFTLIAYFVDPRQVWSAITQGTSGMILIFFLFLCLFIGALLLRLRHKFCSNVCPYGHLQHLIRPERTTTLGKIVTAALLLLLGSATVLSVFFTSGLEINLGTIARVNAGHKMIYTYELRLVNNRKQPETVSVTFHKLQPIRSPFAEPILVQPGEAMQIPFSFEVQQTEEVEFDVCPQEQADCKQFHFSLSGT, from the coding sequence ATGCGCAAATGGCTGCAAGTGATCATCCTGCTGCTCTTTTTTATCGTTCCGTATTTCGATCTCTTCCGCATCGACATTCCAGGCGGCCATTACTATTGGTTCACCCGCCGGCTGCCTTTTTCGCAGGCGATGCCGCTACTTTTGACGGTGCTCTGGCTGGTCTTTCTCGTGCTCGGGCTGTCGTTTTTCAAGCCGCGCCTGTTCTGCTCACACCTGTGCCCGCACAACACGATGTCCAAGTTCCTGCGCGCCTTGCAGCGCTACAAGCTCGACCTGCCGCTGGCGATTCTGCTCACGCCGTTGGTCGCCTTTACCCTGATCGCCTACTTCGTCGATCCGCGCCAGGTCTGGTCGGCGATCACACAGGGCACGTCGGGGATGATCCTGATCTTTTTCCTCTTCTTGTGCCTGTTCATCGGTGCGCTCTTGCTGCGCTTGCGGCACAAGTTCTGCAGCAACGTCTGCCCGTACGGTCATCTCCAACACCTGATCCGCCCCGAGCGCACGACGACGCTCGGCAAAATCGTCACCGCCGCCCTGCTGCTGCTGCTCGGCAGCGCGACCGTGCTGTCCGTCTTTTTCACTTCGGGGCTGGAGATCAACCTCGGCACGATCGCCCGGGTCAACGCCGGGCACAAGATGATCTACACCTATGAGCTGCGCCTCGTCAACAACCGCAAGCAGCCGGAGACGGTCAGCGTCACCTTTCACAAGTTGCAGCCGATCCGCAGTCCCTTTGCTGAGCCGATCCTCGTTCAGCCAGGAGAGGCGATGCAGATTCCGTTCAGCTTCGAAGTGCAGCAGACCGAAGAGGTGGAGTTTGACGTTTGCCCGCAGGAGCAGGCGGACTGCAAGCAGTTCCATTTTTCTCTGTCCGGCACATAA
- a CDS encoding DUF1292 domain-containing protein, with the protein MIRDRIIVEDDQGAQLEFGIEGMFEMDDRNYVLLTNEEDTILMQVVGEGDAQELVGIDDPEEAQSLLDAYQIAVDAAPAEGETEFQ; encoded by the coding sequence ATGATCAGAGACCGCATCATCGTGGAAGATGATCAAGGCGCACAGCTGGAGTTTGGCATCGAAGGGATGTTTGAGATGGACGACCGGAACTACGTGCTCCTGACCAACGAAGAGGACACGATCCTCATGCAGGTCGTGGGCGAAGGGGACGCGCAGGAATTGGTCGGCATCGATGACCCGGAGGAAGCGCAGTCCCTGCTCGACGCGTACCAGATCGCGGTGGACGCGGCGCCGGCCGAAGGGGAAACCGAATTCCAGTAA
- a CDS encoding isoprenylcysteine carboxylmethyltransferase family protein: MVTWFSIVFAFVIMQRLFELLIAKRNGRHMVKLGGFEVGGAHYKYIVLLHAAFFAALFLEVFVRGHESMTPYGAPFALFCVAQGLRVWVLLSLGKFWNTRIYVLPGSAPVTGGPYRFMRHPNYVVVALELFTLPLAFGAWLTALLFTALNALVLRVRIRAEEQALIEVTAYAEAMGGRERFLPTLKK; this comes from the coding sequence ATGGTGACTTGGTTTTCTATCGTGTTTGCTTTTGTGATCATGCAGCGCCTGTTCGAGCTCCTCATCGCCAAACGCAATGGGCGGCACATGGTGAAGCTCGGCGGCTTTGAAGTGGGCGGTGCGCATTACAAGTACATCGTGCTCCTGCACGCCGCTTTTTTTGCTGCGCTGTTCCTCGAGGTGTTCGTACGGGGCCATGAGTCGATGACTCCTTACGGTGCGCCGTTCGCCTTGTTTTGTGTAGCGCAGGGCTTGCGCGTGTGGGTGCTCTTGTCGCTCGGGAAGTTTTGGAACACGCGGATCTATGTGCTGCCTGGCAGCGCACCGGTCACCGGCGGGCCGTACCGCTTTATGCGCCATCCGAATTATGTGGTGGTGGCGCTGGAGCTGTTCACGTTGCCGCTGGCGTTTGGCGCCTGGCTGACGGCGCTCTTGTTCACCGCCTTGAACGCGCTGGTGCTGCGCGTGCGCATCCGCGCCGAAGAGCAGGCGCTGATCGAAGTCACCGCCTATGCCGAAGCGATGGGCGGCCGTGAGCGCTTCCTGCCGACATTGAAAAAATGA
- a CDS encoding cold-shock protein produces the protein MQQGTVKWFNAEKGYGFITVEGGDDVFVHFSAIQEDGFKTLEEGQRVTFEIVEGNRGPQAANVSKA, from the coding sequence ATGCAACAAGGTACTGTTAAGTGGTTCAACGCAGAAAAGGGTTACGGCTTCATCACTGTTGAAGGCGGCGACGATGTGTTCGTACACTTCTCCGCAATCCAAGAAGATGGCTTCAAGACCCTCGAAGAAGGTCAACGCGTTACTTTCGAAATCGTAGAAGGCAACCGCGGTCCGCAAGCAGCTAACGTTTCCAAGGCGTAA
- a CDS encoding efflux RND transporter permease subunit, translated as MNFLTRVSLKNPVAIFILAFLLIFGGTYAFQTLKVDLLPNIEFPQLSIQAFYPGASPDDVNAQVTSKLEEQFKKLDSLDKMTSQSFESASLIQLTFPVGTNMDDVEQKVQDLLREAPLPANVEPSVQRFSFGTFPILSAVAFAKDGQDVQGLLVDEVKPALEKIPGVSSVAVGGTSEELVEIEVNQAEAAKHGLSLQSIQEQIKGKFVSMPAGSVTDDSVLIPIRITEELATVNDLKSLQLNVPSTSGANQGTTGSPAQGGSASDAPGNGPGAAPQPLKLSDIAKIRTITAQPEITRFNDQESIALTVTKKQDANTVEIAEQAREVLSSYSDKVAYDIIFDQSEGIEQSVNSLIKEGLLGALFASLAVLLFLRNLRATIIAVLSIPLSLVVSTIFLAQSNITLNIMTLGGMAVAVGRVVDDSIVVIENIFRRMKNNKDSLDKTELTISATKEMLKAITSSTLTTVVVFLPLGFVGGATGEFFLPFALTIVYALLASLVVSITLTPLLARFSFSKVTHEEKDGRLQRFYERVLRFSLRKKWVVFAICIPLLLGSLGLTSQLGFVFLPNEKVKIVSATVTLPASTVLEKTNEASLKIEEMLKTRPAVQDVFVGIGSRDYMTGLKKENAASYMIMLDETANTADEVKQIEASISDIAKAISDKTVVSVQEMSTGGPPTNNNLDIDLYSTDLDALMTASKQVEDLLKQRTDLKYISNNMKEKQRQWVVKIKPDKASEYGVSAYTVLGITADRTRPVSVGTLELDGEERSVQLTYDKPLASKSELEDLTVFGTKGPVQLKTIADIQEVESVTSIQKLDGKVFARVSGIVNASNVQQTASEVKTEVGQLDLPNGVSLEAGGGTDDTVKTFQELGIAMGIAVGLVYLVMLFTFGQARIPFIILSSLLFVPTGAFIGLYLLNEPLSVSAMIGILMLIGIVVTNAIVLVDRVVQNRDRGLTIRDSLIEGGKTRLRPILMTAFATICALLPLAFTTAEGSLISKGLAVVVIGGLTTSTLLTLIIVPVLYELFFLRTHRKEQKQLLH; from the coding sequence ATGAACTTCTTGACGCGGGTCTCATTGAAAAACCCAGTCGCCATCTTCATTCTTGCGTTCCTGCTGATCTTTGGCGGGACGTATGCGTTTCAGACATTAAAAGTCGACCTGCTGCCGAACATTGAGTTTCCCCAGCTGTCGATTCAAGCGTTTTATCCGGGGGCGTCTCCGGATGACGTGAATGCCCAAGTGACGTCAAAACTGGAGGAACAGTTTAAGAAACTGGACTCCCTCGACAAGATGACCTCGCAGTCGTTCGAAAGCGCATCTCTGATCCAGCTGACGTTCCCGGTCGGCACGAACATGGATGATGTCGAGCAAAAGGTGCAGGACCTGCTGCGCGAAGCCCCCTTGCCCGCGAATGTGGAACCGAGCGTGCAGCGCTTCTCCTTCGGCACCTTCCCGATCCTCAGCGCGGTCGCCTTCGCCAAAGACGGCCAGGATGTGCAAGGTCTGCTCGTCGACGAAGTGAAGCCGGCCCTCGAAAAGATCCCCGGCGTCTCCTCCGTCGCCGTCGGCGGCACGTCCGAGGAGCTCGTCGAGATCGAAGTCAACCAGGCGGAGGCCGCCAAGCACGGCTTAAGCCTGCAGTCGATCCAAGAGCAGATCAAAGGCAAATTCGTCTCGATGCCGGCCGGATCGGTGACCGACGATTCCGTCCTGATCCCGATCCGCATCACCGAAGAGCTCGCCACTGTCAACGACCTGAAAAGTCTCCAACTGAACGTCCCAAGCACATCCGGCGCGAACCAAGGCACCACAGGTTCCCCCGCCCAAGGCGGCTCCGCATCTGATGCTCCGGGCAACGGCCCGGGCGCTGCACCGCAACCGCTCAAGCTGTCCGACATCGCGAAGATCCGCACAATCACGGCCCAGCCGGAGATCACCCGCTTCAATGACCAAGAGAGCATCGCGCTCACCGTCACCAAGAAGCAGGACGCCAACACCGTCGAAATCGCCGAACAAGCGCGCGAAGTCCTCAGCAGCTACAGCGACAAGGTCGCCTACGACATCATCTTCGACCAGTCTGAAGGCATCGAACAGTCGGTCAACTCCCTGATCAAAGAAGGCTTGCTCGGCGCCCTCTTCGCTTCCCTTGCCGTGCTGCTCTTCCTGCGCAACCTGCGTGCGACGATCATCGCCGTGCTGTCGATCCCGCTGTCGCTCGTCGTCTCGACGATCTTCCTCGCCCAGTCGAACATCACGCTGAACATCATGACCCTCGGCGGCATGGCGGTCGCCGTCGGACGCGTCGTCGACGACTCGATCGTCGTCATCGAAAACATCTTCCGCCGCATGAAAAATAACAAAGACAGCCTCGACAAAACGGAACTGACCATCTCCGCCACCAAAGAGATGCTCAAAGCGATCACCTCTTCTACCTTGACCACGGTGGTCGTCTTCCTGCCGCTCGGCTTTGTCGGCGGCGCCACCGGTGAATTTTTCCTGCCTTTTGCCCTGACCATCGTCTACGCGCTGCTCGCCTCGCTCGTCGTCTCGATCACCTTGACGCCGCTCCTGGCCCGCTTCTCGTTCTCGAAGGTCACCCATGAGGAAAAAGATGGCCGCCTGCAGCGCTTCTACGAGCGTGTGCTGCGCTTCTCCCTCCGTAAAAAGTGGGTCGTCTTTGCCATCTGCATCCCGCTCTTGCTCGGATCGCTTGGCCTGACCAGCCAGCTCGGCTTCGTCTTCCTGCCAAACGAAAAAGTCAAGATCGTCTCCGCCACCGTCACCCTCCCGGCTTCGACCGTGCTGGAGAAAACGAACGAAGCATCGCTGAAGATCGAAGAGATGCTGAAAACCCGCCCGGCCGTCCAAGACGTCTTCGTCGGCATCGGCTCCCGCGACTACATGACCGGCCTGAAAAAAGAAAACGCCGCGTCCTATATGATCATGCTCGACGAAACGGCCAACACCGCCGATGAAGTCAAACAGATCGAAGCCAGCATCAGCGACATCGCCAAAGCCATCTCCGACAAGACGGTCGTCTCCGTCCAAGAGATGTCCACCGGCGGTCCGCCGACCAACAACAACCTCGACATCGATCTCTACTCCACCGACCTCGACGCCTTGATGACCGCTTCGAAACAGGTGGAAGATCTGCTGAAACAACGCACCGATCTCAAATACATCAGCAACAACATGAAAGAAAAACAGCGCCAATGGGTCGTCAAGATCAAGCCGGACAAGGCGAGCGAGTACGGCGTGTCCGCCTATACTGTGCTCGGCATCACCGCCGACCGCACCCGTCCCGTCTCCGTCGGCACCTTGGAGCTGGATGGCGAAGAGCGCAGCGTGCAACTGACCTACGACAAGCCGCTCGCTTCGAAAAGCGAACTGGAAGACCTGACCGTCTTCGGCACCAAAGGCCCGGTGCAGCTAAAAACGATCGCCGACATCCAGGAAGTCGAAAGCGTCACCTCGATCCAAAAGCTGGACGGCAAAGTGTTCGCCCGCGTCTCCGGGATCGTCAACGCATCCAACGTCCAGCAGACCGCCTCGGAAGTCAAAACGGAAGTCGGCCAGCTCGACCTGCCAAACGGCGTCTCACTGGAAGCGGGCGGCGGCACCGATGATACGGTCAAAACGTTCCAAGAGCTCGGCATTGCGATGGGCATCGCCGTCGGCCTCGTCTACCTCGTCATGCTGTTTACGTTCGGCCAGGCGCGGATTCCGTTCATCATCCTGTCCTCGCTCCTGTTCGTGCCGACCGGCGCGTTCATCGGTCTGTACCTGCTGAACGAGCCGTTGTCCGTCTCCGCGATGATCGGGATCCTGATGCTGATCGGGATCGTCGTCACCAATGCGATCGTCCTCGTCGACCGTGTGGTGCAGAACCGCGACCGCGGCCTGACGATCCGCGACTCCTTGATCGAAGGCGGCAAGACCCGCCTGCGTCCGATCCTGATGACCGCCTTTGCCACGATCTGCGCCCTGCTGCCGCTGGCCTTCACCACCGCAGAAGGCAGCCTGATCTCCAAAGGCCTTGCCGTCGTCGTCATCGGCGGCCTCACGACCTCGACCTTGCTCACCCTGATCATCGTCCCGGTCCTGTACGAACTGTTCTTCCTGCGCACACACCGTAAAGAACAGAAACAGCTCCTGCACTAA
- a CDS encoding TerC family protein codes for MQELLLALEILLISAILSVDNALVIGLATRTLPNGIRQRAIYWGTFGAVALRLVLSALALYLINLPYIKLVGGLFLLYIAYKMLGEEHLEAGDMRSSRGIWKAVQMIVIADLMVSIDNVLAVVAIADGNWWLVALGILVSIPCILWGSRLISHLLHKYPILLFLGIAVLSWTGAAMILEEKAVALYLTPLAIPNGAFYGVTMAATGMAWLTKKRTSS; via the coding sequence GTGCAAGAGCTGCTGCTCGCTTTGGAAATCTTGTTGATCTCCGCCATACTGTCGGTGGACAACGCTTTGGTGATCGGTTTGGCGACGCGCACTCTGCCAAACGGGATTCGTCAGCGGGCGATCTATTGGGGGACATTTGGCGCGGTGGCGCTGCGCCTCGTGCTGTCGGCGCTGGCGCTCTATCTGATCAACCTGCCGTACATCAAGCTGGTTGGCGGTCTGTTCCTCTTGTACATCGCGTATAAAATGCTCGGGGAGGAGCACTTGGAAGCAGGGGATATGCGCAGTTCGCGCGGCATCTGGAAAGCGGTGCAGATGATCGTCATCGCCGACCTGATGGTGTCGATCGACAACGTGCTCGCCGTCGTCGCGATCGCCGACGGGAACTGGTGGCTGGTCGCGCTGGGGATTCTCGTCTCGATTCCCTGCATCTTGTGGGGCAGCCGCCTGATCTCGCACCTGCTGCACAAGTACCCGATTCTCTTGTTCCTCGGCATCGCGGTGCTGTCTTGGACGGGGGCGGCGATGATTCTGGAGGAGAAGGCGGTCGCGCTGTACCTCACACCGCTCGCCATCCCCAACGGCGCGTTTTACGGCGTGACGATGGCGGCGACCGGCATGGCCTGGCTGACCAAAAAGCGGACGTCCTCCTGA